Sequence from the Ignavibacteria bacterium genome:
GCGAAAGGATACCCTTTTTTCTCGAGGTTCTGTAGAATTTCCGCAAAAACCAGTTCGAGTTCCCGCTCGTCGTAAAAACTCCCTTCAATAAATTCAAGACTCCTCACCCCTTCAACGAGAGTATCAGTACCGGAATTCAAAAATTTTATCTTTTTTATTGTGGCTCTTAATCCGGCGTCTATAGTAACTGCAAGCCGGGATGAGAGTGAGTCGATCTGTTCAATTTTAGCGTCAACTATATGGGAAAGATAGCCGGAAGAGTTGAGTTTTCGGGAAATTCTCGCCAGAACTGTGTCAATTTCAAAAACAGAAGTTTTTATTGGAAAGGAAATCCCGACAGCAGCGGTAATTTCTTTTTCACTGATTGGGGGGGCAGGCCGGTATTCAATGGAGGTAATATTCTGTCCGAACAGAGGTATTTGAACAACAATCAGAACAAGCTTAAACCATCTCATTCATCAGATTCATTTTTTTACCAACAGGTTCAACAATTACTTCATTGAATTTGGATTTGATAATTTCCGGTTCCACTTCGCATACACTTATCATTGAGGCATTTGCTGCACCCGAAGCAGTGGCGTATTTAATAATATCAGTCAATATCTCGTCGTGCGACAGTCCATAAACGAATCCGGCGACAAAGGCGTCTCCCGAACCGGTCTCGTCAATTCTGTCCACTGCAGGAGGTATAACTTTATAATTGAACCCGAAAGAATTAACATAAAGAGGATTTGATCCATCCGTGATGACCGATATTTTAACCCCCTTCTCAGCAAATATTCTCAGGGCATCGAGGATTTCACTCTCTGTTTCAACTTTTGTGCCGGTAAACTCGGATGCCTCTTTTCTGTTAAGATGTAAAACCGTTGGATTTTTTTCGATAGCGAGGTGCAATGAGTTTCCATATGTGTCGAGGATGGAAGTTTTATCATACTTTTCTGCGATTTCCAGACCATAGGCAAATATGTCATCGCAAAGTGGAGAGGGACTGCTGCCGGAGAAAACAACATACTCACAATTTTGAATCATTTTATCAAGTCTGGACTTAAAACCCTCAACTTCAGATTCGGAGATAATGGAGTTTTCACCAAAAAAATGTGAGACTGTTCCCCTTCCTTCATCAATAATTACACTTCCGTATCGGGTTTCTGACACGGTATTCACGGCCGTAAACGCTATCTCTTCAGCCGTGAGTGCTGAGCGAAGACGCCTGCCGTGATCGCCACCAAGAAAGGTTAACGCAAGGTTCTTTATACCGAGTTTGTTTAATTGCCGACTGACATTAATCCCTTTTCCGCCGGCATAGTAACTTAGGCGCCCGTTTCGGTTTGTGCTGTTTTCAACTGTTTCACTGTAGTGTAACCTGTGTTCAATAATTGGATTAAGTGTTACGGTCAGAACCAATTTATTCTCCTAATATCTGTATCTGTACTCGCCAAAAAACGGAGTCACAAGCCTGTAATCTCCAAAGCCGGTTTGATCAACAAAAATGAAGCGTCTGTTGATATCGTAGTAATCCCAAATTTCGTATGGCTTACTGTCGTATTCAAATGGATGTCTTTCTATGTTGTTCGGAGTACCGAGGGTGATGTAAACCATCCCCATATCGCTTCTCCAACCTTCCAGCATCTGTTTGAAGTTTTTGTTTGCAAATTCGATTCTTCTGTAATACTCGTTGAAGACTTCGTTCTCGGGTGTACCCTGTGTTGGGTCCTTCTTCTCCCAGAATTCCATGAATCGTGCAAGTTTTTCTGTAAAATCCTTCCCGTCCTGGATAAAATTTATCTCGGAGGGTCCGGCAATATAGATCATTTGATCAGCAGCCTTCTCCAGATCTTTCAAAGTGGATGGCATACCTGACCACTTCGAAAAGAATGTTTTTGTACTGCCGATAATTGTCTTATCATCAACAAATGGTGCACTAATCACCATTTTATATTCACCCATGCCGGCATCTTTAAAATTGAAAGTGTAAAAAAGTTGATTGTTCCCTGCCTTGAAGGATTCAACTTTTTTCTCGTTATAGATTGGATTTCCTTTTAAATCGAGAATGGCGTAAGTTACTTCAATTTGTCTGTCAGTAGCTGAATAGACCTCATAAAAAACAGGGATCCCGTCTTTTTGAGTGGCAACATTTCTTGAGAGATTTGGGATAATCTTCGTTGTTCCCGATGCACTGGTGGTTTTACCTGAAATGAGCATAATGTCGCTTATCGCCAGTTCCTGTGTAAAAGTTCTTACAGGAAACTCAACTTCTGCCCTGTATTCTTTCCTTGAATCAAGGTCTTCCACTAAAATCGTGAAATAGTACTTTCCCGGAGGCAGTTTGAATGATCTTGCAGAGAGATTGTAGTCGGTTTTTGAATTGGTTTTCTGGAAATCGAGTAACTCAATTTTTTCCGTCCACGATTTCTCGGTGATTAATGTCAGTTTGTTTTCATCATTAATCGTAATGGAAATTGAGTATTCAGCTCTAAATTTTTCACCTGATTTGATAAAACTTAGCCTGTCGAAAGGCACCTGCAAAAAGAAATCGACCCGGGTCTGTGTTGTGTCACCCGAGTAAAAATTGTAAATATCAAAAAAGAATACAGGTTCTCTGCTGTAATCGTTCGGTTTTCCTGTTTCGGGTTGAGCCATAAGTGCCACCTGAAACAGTATCATGGTCAACAAGGCAACTTTTTTCATATCAGTTTCTTTCAATTTTTCCAAATAAATCGTATTCGGCAGAATCGTAAATTCTCACCTCGACCATATCACCCGGCGCGAGTAAATGATCCTCTTTGTCGATGATTACTTCACCATCAACCTCAGGGGCATCCATAGTGCTCCTGCCGATATAGAAATCGCCTTCAGCCGAGTCGATTATTACTCTCTGAAGAGTTCCGGTCAACGCCTCATTCTTTTTTCGTGAAATCCTTTTCTGGATTTCCATAATTCTTTTCTTTCGTCTCTTTTTTTCTTTTTCAGGAACAGGATCCCCTAAAATAAAACTTGTTGTGTTATCCTCCACGGAAAAAGTAAATACCCCAAGTCTGTCAAACTTAAATTCTTTTATAAATTTCAAAAGTTCTTCGAAATGCTCTTCTGTCTCTGCCGGATATCCCGCGATCATGGTCGTTCGAATGGTAATACCGGGCACTCTGGCTCTAAGTTTGTCAAGAAGTTCAACTGTAGCCCTGCGGGTTATCCCCCTCCTCATTGATTTTAGAACGGGATCGCTGATGTGCTGAAGCGGGATGTCGAGATATTTTACCAGTTTTGGGTTGTTCGCCAGTTCATCAATCAGCTCATCAGGAAAATGTGAAGGATAGGCATACATCAGCCTTATCCACTCTATTCCCGCCACTTCACTGAGCTTCTGAAGGAGTTCGGCGATATTTCTCTTCCCGTAAAGATCTTTACCATAATCGGTGGTATCCTGCCCGATTATTATCAATTCTTTTACCCCGTTCTTTGCAAGAAAGCGGGTTTCTGAAATCAAATCTTCCATCGGCTTTGATTTGTGCAAGCCCCTCATTAGAGGAATTGAGCAAAAGGAGCAGGGATGATCACACCCCTCGGATATTTTCAAATAGGCGAAGTGGTGCTGCTCAGAGAGATGTCTTTCACCGAGAAGTTCATACTTGAGGTGTCCCCCCATGTCCTCGATAATCTCTTCATATTTCTCGGTACCATAGAAATGGTCAACTTCGGGAATCTCGGTTTTAAGATCTTCCATGTAACGCTCGGAAAGACAGCCCGCTACTATTACATTCTCTATTACACCTTCGTTTTTCAGTTTCACGGCTTTTAGAATTTCTTCTATCGATTCCTGCTTTGCTGCTTCTATAAACCCGCAGGTGTTTAAAATCACGGTATCGGCTTCTTCTGCATTTTCGGTTAATTCATAACCGTTCAAGAGAAGCTGGTTCATCAATCTTTCTGAATCCACAGTGTTTTTTGAACAACCTAAGGTGATTACACCTACTTTTTTTGCCATATTTTTAGAAACTGATAAATTGTTTTACATAAATATAAATTACGGGAGCTGATGCGATTACCGAATCGAACCGGTCGAAGAAACCGCCATGTCCGGCAAGTATGTTCGAGGAGTCTTTTGTTCCCGCATCCCTCTTAATGAGTGATTCGACGAGATCGCCGAGGGGTCCAACAATTCCCACTATCAGACCGAGTGCCAACGCGTCGTAGACTGACAGGAAGTCAAGGAACAGATATCTGAACAGAAAAAAACTTGCAATCGCCCCGGCGAGTCCAAAATAAAACCCTTCCCAGCTCTTCTTTGGACTGACTCTTTCCATCAATCTGTGCTTTCCGAATGTCAGGCCGCCAAAATATGCGGAAGTGTCACTCAACCAGATCGAAACAATGTATGAAACTATGAATATCCCCGCCTTGCCGACAGGAAATGACGGAAATTCCCTGATCATTATCAAACTGCTGGCACATACACCTATATAAAAGATACCTGTCACACTTGCACCAAGATTGATGATTGCAGAACCTTTGTTCTTAAACAATTCCCGGAACATGATGACAAGAATAATCACATATATCGATTCTATTTCCGATATCCATTGGAATTTTACATTCAGTATGAAGAAGAGAACTGCAGGAATACCCCACCCTCTTGTGGTAATGGCATCTTTTTTCAGTGCCATCTCACTAAATTCCCAATACGACATTACGGCAATCAAAGATACCAGTGCCACAAACCACAAATCGCCGAAATAAGCTGCGGCAAGCACTAAAGGACCGAGGGAAAAAGCTACCAATGAGCGGGATGCGAGATTCGAAAATTTCATCTTCTGGAATTTTTTCCTGAGTTAATTAAACAAATTTTCATCTTCATTATCAGCTTCCGGTGGCTCCTTTTTCTGCTCATCATATGCCTTTAGAAATTCGAAAGCTGATTCGCTGTCTTCCACTTTTACATAGAGCATGATTGAGGACATGTTTCCCAAACCGGGATAACTGCTGTCTTTCTTGTTCACTATCCAGGTTTCGATCCCTGCACTTTCGAGATTAGCCTTGATCATTTCTGCTTCGTAGAGGTCGTAACAACTATAAATAAAGATGTACTCATCTGTATAGAAACTGATTGAGCCGTCAGAAGGATTTTCGACCGTCGCACCGCATTCAGGACAAACCGGTACACCACTGTCAAATATCGATCCGCACTCAGGACACTCGAACATACTACATCCTTATTGTTGAAAAAACAGTTAAATCAGAACTGATTATAACACTTTTCGGTGAAATTATTCACTCTGTTGAGGATAAACTTATCTCTTCGAGGTAAGCTTTCCGGCAAGACCTTCATACTTTGTCAGTTCAGCATCAATAGAACCGATCACAACTTTGGTTTTCACCTTCACAGGCATCTTTACATCGTCATCTGTCAACCAAACATAGATACTGCCTTCATTCTTGAACAAACCGCCTTTTTTAACAAGAGGTTCGAGTATGATACAATCAAATGTGCCGGCTGCAACTTTCACTCTTTCTTTACCGCGATAAACAACATCGAGCTGATTTACTTTGCCTTCATAAAAGTTTTTCAACTTTACGATGTCACCCTTTTTTGATTTCGAGAAGTCAATTGTCCGGCAATAATAAAATGCTGAAATTATATCGTGTGTGTATTTTGGGAAAGCGTAATCTCCATCAGAAGTCTTTGCCTTTCCTGCTCTGTGATCGAAGAAAGCTGAATAATCTTTTGTAAAGCTACCCTCTTTTATGTGCTGTTCAAATCTCCAGGGGAAAAGTCCTTCCACATCAAGATACGACTCGTATCTGTCGCGAACCTTAAAAACTGCGTCAAAAGATGGTACGGAGTTCACTTCAAACAAAACATTATAGGTTTCCCGTCCTGCAACCTTCTTAATTTTCGGAATTTGCATGGTGGCAATACCTGCAGTTACGAAACCGTAGTTTACATTAAAGGTGAGTTTTTCGCCGGCTTTAAAAGCCTTGTTAGTTACTTTGGGAAAATTGTCATAAACATCATTTCCGGAGTAGAAGCCACCGAGAAAGAGGATCGCACCCGCAAGTACGATACCGGTAATAAATCTTTTCATTTTGAGTTCCATTTTTTAATTTCTTGAATCTTATTCATTATGTCAGCTACTATTTTTTCGCTGTTTATACTATTCATACACTCCAAACGAACACATTGTTTCAAGTCACACCCGTTGCAATCCATTTCAGGCTCATATATCAGTTTTCTCTCAGTATAAGGTCCCCATCTTTTTGCCGAACACTGAATAACTTTTGGATAAAATCCGACAATAAAACAGCCGGACGCGGCTGCAATATGTAAAGGTCCTGTGGAATTTGAAATGAATAAATCACCCTCTTTTATGAAAGCGGTCAACTCTGAGAGAGACAATTCCCCTGCCAGAAGTGTTGCTTCGCTTTTCCCTTTCACTCTCAAACATTTTTCAATTTCATCCTTTGAGCCGGTCAAAAAAACCTGAAATCGGCCATCTTCACACAGTTTTTCGGTAATAAAACGAAAGTGAGTCTCAGGAAGATCAGCAGCACTTCCACCACTTCCGGGATGAACAATGGTTATTATCTTCGAATTGTCAGTCTGACTGTTTTTATTCTCTTTTATTCCTGCAAAAAAGTCCGCGGGAAAGCGGTATTTACCCCGCCATCCAACCATCGAAAGATTGTATTCCAGTTCGTGTTTTTCTGCAGTTTTTCTGTGCTCAAATATCTTTTGCGAAAAAAGAAAGGAATACCAGCGATATCCTGTGCCGACCCGCTTTTTAATCCCGGAAAGGAGACAGATCAGCGAGACCCTGAAATTCGGAGAGATTATATAGACTTCGCTAAACTTGTGTTTACGGAACTCTGCTGCACTTTGAAATACTCCCTTGTTTTTGAAATGATCCCAACTGAGGAATCCATCCACATAAGGAGATGCATCCACAAGTACTTGTGTATAATCTCTTCCCATGAACCATACTTCCGCACCCCTCTCTTTTTTCAGAATTTCAGCAACGGGGAGTGTAAGCACTACATCTCCAATTCTGTCTGTTCTGATTATGAGAATTTTATCCTTCACCGTCATTCCGGGAAATCTTGCTTTTCAGGAGTGTTATGATTTTTTCGTAACTGTCTCTTTTTTCAGGCTCTTTATCGATTAAGCGTGTAAAAATTTCAATTGCTTTTTCACTGTTACCCTGACGGGCATAAATTATTGCCATTCCTGCCGTGATAATCTCTTCGGGGGCTCCGTCATTTGTATGTTCAATTTTTTGAAGGGGTGCTTCAGTTTCATCTGAAGGTGTTTCTTCGACAAAATTTTCCGGTTTGTGGTAATCGTTAGCAATAGTGTCTTCATCATCAGGAAAGAGGTCTTCCGATGCAGAATTTTCTACCGGTTCATCATTGGACAACTCGAAAGTTTCCTCATCATTTTCCTCTTCATATGTCTCATAATCGACGGACCGGATTTCTTCCTCGGGTTCTTCAGAGATGGAGTACCGGGAAAGCTTCGCTTCTTCATCTCTCTGAGATCTTTCCAGTTCCCTCTCTGTTTCGCTGATCAGCTCCCGGTAGTAGGCAGTGAGCTCATTGCTCGAAAAAAATTTTACTGCGGAATTAAGTGTTATTTCCGCCTGTTTTGGCTTTTTTATCTCCAAAAAGAGCTTTATCAGGAAATAGTAAGCGGCAGGATTCCCGGGGAAATTTGCAAGTCCTTCCTTCACCTCAAGTATCGCCTCGGCCGGTTTTCCCTCTGCAAGTAAAACTGATGCCCTGCGAAGAAAAAGTTCGTGCAATCCCGATTCAATGGCAAGATTTTCAATCTCTTTTGTATATAACTCACCGGTCGATTCTTTTCTCATGGCAAGTTTACCACCCCGAAACCGTTTCGAGTAAAATATCCTCGGTTAATTTCTCGATTGCGGCCTCGATTGCCTGGTTTCTGCCCGATTGACCCGTTGCTGCGGCGTAATCGGCATAGTTCGAGAATTGTCTCTCGAAAATTGTTTTTTTGAGTTTCAAGTCTTTGTAAGCGACTTGAATTGTCAGATTTAGTCTTCGTGATTGTACCTGCTCACCGGTTGTTATGGCAGCAGGTGTATCCGAAATTCCAAGTACGGCACACTCAAGCACAGCATCGGCTTTGGTTTTATCCGTAATTACAAAACTGTTGTCGTCAATAAATTTTTGTGTAAGTCTTGTTGTGAAGCTCTGCACAAGCTGAGGCTCTCCCGACCCGCTTTGATCCTGCGCATACGGAATTGCAAGCGACTTGAGATGAGGTGGAATTGAGGCACCTGTAAATGAGTAGGGGCAACTGCAACCTGCAATGCTCATTGCGATGAACGAAGCCGAGATGAGCATGAGTCTGAACAGTTTCAGTTTAGTCATTGTCACCCTCGAGCCCGAATCTTTCCAGTTTTCGATATAGTGTCCTTTCAGAAATATTCAGATACATTGCGGCCATCCTTTTGTTTCCCCCCGCTTTTTGGAGAGCCTTTATGATCAATTCTTTCTCCATTTTGTCGACATTCAGGTCATCTCTTTCATCAGAAGCGTTGCCTGTAAGTTGAACATCGGAACCAAATTTACTTCTTACTGCCAGATTTGAGACCATGTCTTTCAATTCCAGAATATCTTTTTTTAATTCAAAGAGGGCCCTGTAGATAAAATCCCTTTCGACTTCATCAGTCGTTTTATTCAATCTGACCGGAAGGTTTTTAGCCGGTTCCCTTCCTTCAATTCTGAGAAGGCTTCTGAAAGAATCTGCAGTCAGTATATCCTTTTTGGTAAGCGCAATTGCCGTTTCCACGCCGTTCTTCAATTCTCTAACATTTCCGGGCCAGGGATATTCGTAGAGCATATCCAGAGCATCGGAAGAAAACTCGACCTGTGGCCGGTTATTGCTTTCACAATAGAGACGGGCAAAATTGTGAGCCAGCTCATCAATATCCTGTTTCCTTTTCCTGAGTGGAGGTATTTCTAGCGTAACCGCTTTCAGGCGGAAGAAAAGATCTTCCCTGAACCGTTTCTCATCCACAAGTTCCTGAAGATTTCTGTTGGTTGCGGCGATAATCCTGACATCCACTTTTGTAGTCTTTTCTGCACCGATTCTCATAAATTCCTTGGTTTCGAGCACCCGTAAAAATTTTACCTGAGTCGGAAATGGCATTTCACCAATTTCATCAAGGAAAAGCGTCCCGTTGTCCGCAAGCTCAAAATATCCTTTTCTGCTCTCAACCGCTCCTGTAAATGAACCTCTGTTATGACCAAACATTTCACTCTCAAGAAGGCTTTCAGGTATTGCTCCGCAGTTGAGTGAGAGCATATCCTTGCCTGACCTTCTGCTCAACTGATGTATCGCTCTTGCGAAAACCTCTTTACCAACACCGCTCTCACCATAAATCAATACGGTAATATCACTGGGTGCCACTTGTAAAATAATGTCAACCAGATCTCTGATCTCTTTTGATCTGCCGATTATACCTAGTTTTTTCTGAATTTCATCCATAATCAAACCGAAATTATCAAACCGTCATGAGCAATTGTAATTTTATTCAAACCATCCGGAAAGATTGCTGTTATTTTTGAAATCAAAGGCGATGGATCGTCTGTATCAATATGTGTCAATATCACTTTTTTTAGCTCGTTCTTCCTGATTAATTCGATTACTGTCTCCATATCGACATGTGTGGTTTCCGTAATCAGAATCGAATTGATGTCAGGTTGAAACAGCTCGAGATCCGAGGATGAACCAACATCCCCCGTGTAAAAAATCTCACCATTTGCGGCGGAGATTAAAAGACTGTAACTCTTAAGTTCCGAATCCT
This genomic interval carries:
- a CDS encoding glycosyltransferase family 9 protein, yielding MKDKILIIRTDRIGDVVLTLPVAEILKKERGAEVWFMGRDYTQVLVDASPYVDGFLSWDHFKNKGVFQSAAEFRKHKFSEVYIISPNFRVSLICLLSGIKKRVGTGYRWYSFLFSQKIFEHRKTAEKHELEYNLSMVGWRGKYRFPADFFAGIKENKNSQTDNSKIITIVHPGSGGSAADLPETHFRFITEKLCEDGRFQVFLTGSKDEIEKCLRVKGKSEATLLAGELSLSELTAFIKEGDLFISNSTGPLHIAAASGCFIVGFYPKVIQCSAKRWGPYTERKLIYEPEMDCNGCDLKQCVRLECMNSINSEKIVADIMNKIQEIKKWNSK
- a CDS encoding DUF3108 domain-containing protein encodes the protein MKRFITGIVLAGAILFLGGFYSGNDVYDNFPKVTNKAFKAGEKLTFNVNYGFVTAGIATMQIPKIKKVAGRETYNVLFEVNSVPSFDAVFKVRDRYESYLDVEGLFPWRFEQHIKEGSFTKDYSAFFDHRAGKAKTSDGDYAFPKYTHDIISAFYYCRTIDFSKSKKGDIVKLKNFYEGKVNQLDVVYRGKERVKVAAGTFDCIILEPLVKKGGLFKNEGSIYVWLTDDDVKMPVKVKTKVVIGSIDAELTKYEGLAGKLTSKR
- a CDS encoding 1-phosphofructokinase — encoded protein: MVLTVTLNPIIEHRLHYSETVENSTNRNGRLSYYAGGKGINVSRQLNKLGIKNLALTFLGGDHGRRLRSALTAEEIAFTAVNTVSETRYGSVIIDEGRGTVSHFFGENSIISESEVEGFKSRLDKMIQNCEYVVFSGSSPSPLCDDIFAYGLEIAEKYDKTSILDTYGNSLHLAIEKNPTVLHLNRKEASEFTGTKVETESEILDALRIFAEKGVKISVITDGSNPLYVNSFGFNYKVIPPAVDRIDETGSGDAFVAGFVYGLSHDEILTDIIKYATASGAANASMISVCEVEPEIIKSKFNEVIVEPVGKKMNLMNEMV
- the rimO gene encoding 30S ribosomal protein S12 methylthiotransferase RimO, whose translation is MAKKVGVITLGCSKNTVDSERLMNQLLLNGYELTENAEEADTVILNTCGFIEAAKQESIEEILKAVKLKNEGVIENVIVAGCLSERYMEDLKTEIPEVDHFYGTEKYEEIIEDMGGHLKYELLGERHLSEQHHFAYLKISEGCDHPCSFCSIPLMRGLHKSKPMEDLISETRFLAKNGVKELIIIGQDTTDYGKDLYGKRNIAELLQKLSEVAGIEWIRLMYAYPSHFPDELIDELANNPKLVKYLDIPLQHISDPVLKSMRRGITRRATVELLDKLRARVPGITIRTTMIAGYPAETEEHFEELLKFIKEFKFDRLGVFTFSVEDNTTSFILGDPVPEKEKKRRKKRIMEIQKRISRKKNEALTGTLQRVIIDSAEGDFYIGRSTMDAPEVDGEVIIDKEDHLLAPGDMVEVRIYDSAEYDLFGKIERN
- a CDS encoding sigma-54-dependent Fis family transcriptional regulator, producing the protein MIMDEIQKKLGIIGRSKEIRDLVDIILQVAPSDITVLIYGESGVGKEVFARAIHQLSRRSGKDMLSLNCGAIPESLLESEMFGHNRGSFTGAVESRKGYFELADNGTLFLDEIGEMPFPTQVKFLRVLETKEFMRIGAEKTTKVDVRIIAATNRNLQELVDEKRFREDLFFRLKAVTLEIPPLRKRKQDIDELAHNFARLYCESNNRPQVEFSSDALDMLYEYPWPGNVRELKNGVETAIALTKKDILTADSFRSLLRIEGREPAKNLPVRLNKTTDEVERDFIYRALFELKKDILELKDMVSNLAVRSKFGSDVQLTGNASDERDDLNVDKMEKELIIKALQKAGGNKRMAAMYLNISERTLYRKLERFGLEGDND
- a CDS encoding DUF2007 domain-containing protein, producing the protein MFECPECGSIFDSGVPVCPECGATVENPSDGSISFYTDEYIFIYSCYDLYEAEMIKANLESAGIETWIVNKKDSSYPGLGNMSSIMLYVKVEDSESAFEFLKAYDEQKKEPPEADNEDENLFN
- a CDS encoding tetratricopeptide repeat protein; translation: MRKESTGELYTKEIENLAIESGLHELFLRRASVLLAEGKPAEAILEVKEGLANFPGNPAAYYFLIKLFLEIKKPKQAEITLNSAVKFFSSNELTAYYRELISETERELERSQRDEEAKLSRYSISEEPEEEIRSVDYETYEEENDEETFELSNDEPVENSASEDLFPDDEDTIANDYHKPENFVEETPSDETEAPLQKIEHTNDGAPEEIITAGMAIIYARQGNSEKAIEIFTRLIDKEPEKRDSYEKIITLLKSKISRNDGEG
- a CDS encoding phosphatidate cytidylyltransferase, which translates into the protein MKFSNLASRSLVAFSLGPLVLAAAYFGDLWFVALVSLIAVMSYWEFSEMALKKDAITTRGWGIPAVLFFILNVKFQWISEIESIYVIILVIMFRELFKNKGSAIINLGASVTGIFYIGVCASSLIMIREFPSFPVGKAGIFIVSYIVSIWLSDTSAYFGGLTFGKHRLMERVSPKKSWEGFYFGLAGAIASFFLFRYLFLDFLSVYDALALGLIVGIVGPLGDLVESLIKRDAGTKDSSNILAGHGGFFDRFDSVIASAPVIYIYVKQFISF
- a CDS encoding GWxTD domain-containing protein gives rise to the protein MKKVALLTMILFQVALMAQPETGKPNDYSREPVFFFDIYNFYSGDTTQTRVDFFLQVPFDRLSFIKSGEKFRAEYSISITINDENKLTLITEKSWTEKIELLDFQKTNSKTDYNLSARSFKLPPGKYYFTILVEDLDSRKEYRAEVEFPVRTFTQELAISDIMLISGKTTSASGTTKIIPNLSRNVATQKDGIPVFYEVYSATDRQIEVTYAILDLKGNPIYNEKKVESFKAGNNQLFYTFNFKDAGMGEYKMVISAPFVDDKTIIGSTKTFFSKWSGMPSTLKDLEKAADQMIYIAGPSEINFIQDGKDFTEKLARFMEFWEKKDPTQGTPENEVFNEYYRRIEFANKNFKQMLEGWRSDMGMVYITLGTPNNIERHPFEYDSKPYEIWDYYDINRRFIFVDQTGFGDYRLVTPFFGEYRYRY